In Miniphocaeibacter halophilus, the following proteins share a genomic window:
- the ptsP gene encoding phosphoenolpyruvate--protein phosphotransferase translates to MSTIKTGIIASEGIAIGRAYLFVKEKLEVDTRILEDGEIEGEVAKIQKAIADYSKDLENMEVSTETQQEVINAHLGMLDDPFLVDTVKNKIENNINAEKALHDSINEMVTMMQSLDDEYLRERATDYKDIGERLLYKLQGREPKKLSPLPKDTIVVSDELTPTDTSAMDKDNVLGFAMDNGGKTAHTSIIAQTLGIPALVGMKDVSVSVKDNDLLIMDTFEGKLYINPDEDTLNIYREKMEQILAEKERLEAVKFEKAITKDNHQVEIACNIGNIEDLKLGLANGAEGVGLFRTEFLYMENNHFPTEEEQFSVYKKAVELLEDKPLIIRTLDIGGDKSLSYFKFPEEENPFLGWRALRICFDMLDVFKTQLKAILRASAFGKVRILLPMVISVEEIKKVREILEEVKNDLKAKEIDFDTNIEIGIMVETPASVIVAEDLIKYVDYFSIGTNDLTQYVLAVDRGNEKISKLYNTYNPAVLRSIKKVIDAAHKADKWAGMCGGFAGDTKATKLLLGMGLDEFSAPAANIPKIKDIIINTTLEEASEFSEEILKLETTTEIEEVINNQ, encoded by the coding sequence ATGTCAACAATTAAAACAGGAATCATAGCATCTGAAGGAATTGCTATTGGTAGAGCATATTTATTTGTAAAAGAAAAGTTAGAAGTTGATACGAGAATATTGGAAGATGGGGAAATTGAAGGAGAAGTAGCTAAAATACAAAAAGCCATAGCCGATTATAGTAAAGACTTAGAAAATATGGAAGTATCTACAGAAACTCAACAAGAAGTTATTAATGCGCACTTAGGAATGTTAGACGATCCTTTTTTAGTAGATACTGTTAAAAATAAAATAGAAAATAATATTAATGCAGAAAAAGCATTACATGATTCAATAAATGAAATGGTAACGATGATGCAGTCGTTAGATGATGAATACTTAAGAGAAAGAGCTACAGACTATAAGGATATTGGAGAAAGGCTACTTTATAAATTACAGGGTAGAGAGCCTAAAAAGTTATCTCCATTACCAAAAGATACAATTGTGGTTTCAGATGAATTAACGCCAACAGACACTTCAGCAATGGATAAGGACAATGTTCTAGGCTTTGCTATGGATAACGGTGGAAAGACGGCTCATACTTCAATTATAGCTCAAACATTGGGTATTCCTGCTTTAGTAGGTATGAAAGATGTTTCAGTATCTGTAAAAGATAACGATTTATTGATTATGGATACTTTTGAAGGAAAATTATATATAAATCCTGATGAAGATACGTTAAATATCTACAGAGAAAAAATGGAACAAATATTAGCTGAAAAAGAAAGATTGGAAGCTGTAAAATTTGAAAAGGCTATTACAAAGGATAACCATCAGGTAGAAATAGCTTGTAATATTGGGAATATAGAGGACTTAAAATTAGGACTTGCTAATGGAGCAGAGGGAGTAGGACTTTTTAGAACTGAGTTTTTATATATGGAAAATAATCATTTTCCAACGGAAGAAGAACAATTTTCAGTATATAAAAAAGCGGTAGAACTATTGGAAGATAAGCCTCTTATTATTAGAACTTTAGATATTGGTGGAGATAAGTCATTATCATATTTCAAATTCCCAGAAGAAGAAAATCCATTTTTAGGATGGAGAGCCTTAAGAATTTGTTTTGATATGTTAGATGTGTTTAAGACACAGTTAAAAGCAATTTTAAGAGCTTCTGCTTTTGGAAAAGTAAGAATTTTACTTCCAATGGTAATTTCTGTAGAAGAAATTAAAAAAGTAAGGGAAATTTTAGAAGAAGTAAAAAATGATTTAAAAGCAAAAGAAATAGATTTTGATACTAATATAGAAATTGGAATTATGGTTGAGACTCCGGCTTCCGTTATAGTTGCAGAGGATTTAATTAAATATGTAGACTATTTTAGTATAGGAACAAATGACTTAACTCAATATGTACTTGCAGTAGATAGAGGAAATGAAAAGATTTCAAAACTCTATAACACATATAATCCGGCTGTCCTAAGATCTATTAAAAAAGTTATAGACGCTGCTCATAAGGCGGATAAATGGGCAGGAATGTGTGGAGGCTTTGCTGGAGATACTAAAGCTACTAAATTATTATTAGGTATGGGATTAGATGAATTTAGTGCACCGGCAGCAAATATTCCTAAAATAAAGGATATAATAATAAATACTACTTTGGAAGAAGCTTCAGAGTTTTCAGAAGAAATACTAAAGTTGGAAACAACTACAGAAATTGAAGAAGTAATAAATAATCAATAA